One segment of Ignavibacteria bacterium DNA contains the following:
- a CDS encoding choice-of-anchor D domain-containing protein: MSRILVALLLLFSSGALLAGVPGWRTVQRLARPLTGHGVTMVHTGDVLVVGGSDATGATVSDVWVVRGATGQRVQALSGLSVPRARFALVTVQLGTESIVYVIGGYTGSSGAYASSNVVDVIRYDAGQNNWRCSRSGTLPSAVGDVRAVFDGTSSIIVSGGTQQVTGAMNSGTSSVVSSAITVSNGAIRQLGDHVAARSAHGAYRFLDPTNLWRVIVAGGDAQLPSSAELLAGTTWDGRANPPRVYRKFLADVSDISGTARAFGGEDAGIPQATTEWYDPKSGWRQAPRMNEARSRMGVTLVAGPRDTAPAYLVVGGTGTSGVLATTELFAMPSATATTGSFETFHTTQQAASFRGVAMSGVNLPFVIGGGPSDLVEVLQPLDAPDVNFPNTEVGARSDSVPVTITNTWVLPVTINQLRLVGDPDFLVASDTNTIILAPGASRTILAWFRPTAQGPRVARLALDMGPVADTIILRGNGLASTIELLAGVVDHGDVNVGTPSRICLPLLVNNGSDTAIVDSIVVPAGRGVVIESPQGRTKVAPGDSLIVCVVYTPSSRSTLSTSGSISIGNRSYPFGIIGRGIRTTGVVRVSATCDTISAVRGDSAVFTITLENIADRPVTITAIAIDAAVANSAWLLNPSILPLTIQPGVAIPVDVEVVVQREGREQYTIRCTSNSDSAMTNATCVVTRSRTLIPSVGALEVGLLCVGDSITKRFTYTNASAIDTIVVTAADLENVVGTLSIVAPFVVAPRSSVEVSVTINAGTAGPLNGRINLTSALGSSIVPINGDVLPSITVRPTAIDAVPGDRRTTRLTFEGVSTTSTSVLLRHPPRMFSVRNALSVAGSTPVAPTTTTVSVSNGTVLTIVWSGIPVGGVADIDLDIDVLRGDEAVARMYATRLNDTTDCLLSDTVLVRVDTGCGGERSGVKLSAQPSMSIFPQPVRQSMQVLVHLPQPGMRVELVDLNGVVLKSVLLGPSTTLGVTVDGLPAGVVVARLVSDVELFHSIPVIIAP, encoded by the coding sequence ATGAGCCGCATTCTTGTTGCCTTGCTCCTTCTGTTCTCCTCGGGCGCACTTCTCGCAGGTGTGCCCGGGTGGAGAACCGTTCAACGATTGGCTCGCCCCCTTACCGGACATGGCGTCACAATGGTTCATACGGGCGATGTGCTGGTTGTTGGAGGTAGTGATGCAACCGGTGCAACGGTTTCGGATGTTTGGGTTGTTCGCGGCGCAACAGGTCAGCGAGTGCAGGCCCTGAGTGGACTTTCTGTTCCCCGTGCACGATTCGCTCTTGTTACGGTGCAGCTTGGTACGGAGTCTATCGTCTATGTGATAGGGGGCTATACAGGTTCGTCCGGAGCCTACGCATCGTCGAACGTTGTCGACGTCATTCGATATGATGCCGGACAGAATAACTGGCGTTGTTCTCGTAGCGGTACGCTTCCGTCGGCAGTTGGTGACGTACGTGCCGTATTCGACGGCACATCATCGATCATCGTCTCAGGCGGCACTCAACAAGTAACCGGTGCAATGAACTCAGGCACGTCCAGCGTTGTTAGCTCCGCGATCACGGTTTCCAACGGAGCCATTCGCCAACTCGGCGATCATGTAGCTGCACGGTCAGCGCATGGAGCATATCGATTTCTCGACCCAACGAACCTCTGGCGCGTTATTGTAGCAGGGGGCGATGCACAGCTTCCATCGTCGGCAGAACTGCTAGCCGGTACAACCTGGGACGGACGAGCAAACCCACCGCGTGTGTATAGAAAATTTCTTGCCGACGTAAGTGATATCTCCGGAACTGCTCGCGCCTTCGGTGGTGAAGATGCCGGTATCCCTCAAGCAACAACTGAGTGGTACGATCCGAAGAGCGGATGGCGTCAAGCGCCACGTATGAATGAGGCTCGATCGCGAATGGGGGTAACACTTGTTGCCGGACCTCGCGATACAGCACCTGCCTACCTCGTAGTAGGAGGTACAGGGACATCTGGTGTGTTGGCAACAACAGAGTTGTTTGCGATGCCATCAGCAACGGCTACAACAGGTTCATTCGAGACGTTCCATACAACACAACAAGCAGCATCGTTCCGCGGTGTTGCAATGTCGGGTGTTAATCTGCCATTCGTGATCGGAGGCGGACCGAGCGATCTCGTAGAAGTCCTGCAACCGCTTGACGCACCGGATGTAAACTTCCCCAACACAGAAGTGGGTGCGCGCAGTGATAGTGTGCCAGTGACCATCACAAATACATGGGTGTTGCCTGTTACGATCAATCAGCTCCGACTTGTTGGTGATCCGGATTTCCTCGTTGCATCTGACACAAATACGATCATCCTCGCACCTGGCGCGTCTCGCACGATCCTTGCATGGTTCAGACCAACAGCGCAGGGTCCGCGCGTCGCTCGCTTGGCGCTCGATATGGGTCCGGTGGCTGACACGATCATCCTGCGAGGCAATGGACTGGCATCTACGATCGAGCTTCTGGCCGGTGTTGTTGACCACGGCGATGTGAACGTAGGCACACCATCTCGGATCTGCCTGCCCCTTCTCGTTAATAATGGAAGTGATACGGCGATCGTTGATTCCATCGTAGTACCAGCCGGACGTGGAGTTGTTATCGAGTCACCGCAGGGTCGAACCAAGGTTGCCCCCGGAGATTCCTTGATCGTCTGTGTTGTCTACACGCCATCCTCGCGATCAACGCTCTCAACATCCGGCTCGATCTCGATTGGAAACCGATCCTATCCGTTTGGTATCATCGGGAGGGGCATTCGTACAACGGGTGTCGTTCGTGTGAGTGCCACCTGCGATACGATCTCGGCTGTTCGTGGAGATTCGGCAGTGTTCACGATCACCCTCGAGAACATTGCTGACCGTCCGGTGACAATCACGGCGATAGCTATCGACGCAGCCGTTGCCAACTCGGCGTGGTTGCTCAACCCGTCCATCCTTCCGTTAACCATCCAACCTGGTGTTGCAATTCCGGTTGACGTAGAGGTTGTTGTCCAGCGAGAAGGTCGTGAACAATACACCATTCGATGCACATCGAATAGTGATAGTGCGATGACGAATGCTACATGTGTTGTTACCAGATCGCGGACGTTGATCCCATCCGTTGGTGCGTTAGAAGTAGGGCTGTTATGTGTTGGCGACTCAATAACCAAACGGTTTACCTACACCAATGCCTCGGCCATCGATACCATCGTTGTGACGGCTGCAGATCTTGAGAATGTAGTTGGGACACTCTCGATCGTTGCGCCTTTTGTTGTTGCACCTCGTTCGTCTGTTGAGGTCAGTGTAACGATCAATGCAGGCACAGCAGGGCCTCTCAATGGTCGCATCAATTTGACAAGTGCCTTAGGGTCCTCTATCGTTCCGATCAATGGCGATGTCCTGCCGTCGATCACTGTTCGTCCCACGGCCATTGATGCCGTTCCGGGCGATCGCAGAACAACCCGACTGACCTTTGAAGGCGTCTCAACCACGTCTACCTCCGTCCTGCTCAGACATCCTCCTCGCATGTTCTCTGTTCGCAATGCCCTCAGCGTTGCAGGCTCTACACCTGTTGCTCCAACAACCACAACCGTGTCCGTCTCCAACGGCACTGTCCTTACCATCGTATGGTCTGGCATTCCGGTAGGGGGCGTAGCAGACATCGATCTTGACATCGACGTTCTACGCGGCGATGAAGCAGTTGCACGCATGTATGCCACACGTCTCAACGATACAACGGACTGCCTGTTGAGCGACACCGTGCTCGTGCGGGTGGACACTGGATGTGGTGGTGAACGGTCGGGCGTGAAGCTCTCAGCCCAACCTTCAATGTCGATCTTCCCTCAACCCGTTCGCCAGTCAATGCAGGTACTCGTCCACCTACCGCAGCCTGGTATGCGCGTAGAGCTTGTGGACCTCAATGGTGTTGTGCTGAAGAGTGTGTTGCTGGGCCCCTCGACCACGCTCGGGGTGACGGTTGATGGGTTGCCCGCTGGTGTTGTTGTTGCTCGACTTGTGTCTGATGTTGAACTGTTCCATTCGATCCCTGTTATCATCGCACCGTGA